One Antiquaquibacter oligotrophicus genomic region harbors:
- a CDS encoding molybdopterin-dependent oxidoreductase, translating into MKRETWWAAGVGVLSAAASVSVGHLVALFVAPAASPLLAVGAWVIDIVPPWVKDAAIALFGTGDKVALLVSLGLLVAVLAVLAGVVELRRSPWGVVILVIVGAIATAAALSRAGSTINWAIPTAVGVAVGAGVLRITADRLRRWSRAPSTSVPAEFSSAGVSRRGFLTAVAVSAGVAALAGVASGVMSRVTEAANTVREAIRLPKPAVAAPPIPAEAELDIEGLATVVTPNASFYRIDTALGVPKIDPSEWRLRITGMVENEIEIGWDELLALPLEEAAVTLTCVSNPVGGDLIGNAVWLGYPIRHLLERARPTVDADMVLSRSIDGWTASTPLESLTDDARVAMLAVGMNGEPLPLEHGFPVRMVVAGLYGYVSATKWVTELTVTRFDRETAYWTDRGWAELGPIKMSSRIDVPRAGVVVDAGRVVVAGVAWAQHKGIHGVQVSVDRGEWHDARLAEEINVDTWVQWVWEWDAEPGDHELQVRATDAFGGTQSPERVAPVPDGAEGWHTVRVSVA; encoded by the coding sequence GTGAAGCGCGAGACGTGGTGGGCCGCAGGGGTCGGAGTTCTCTCCGCCGCGGCATCCGTGTCCGTGGGTCATCTCGTTGCGCTGTTTGTCGCGCCCGCGGCGAGCCCGCTGCTCGCGGTGGGCGCGTGGGTCATCGACATCGTGCCTCCGTGGGTGAAGGATGCCGCGATCGCCCTGTTCGGCACGGGCGACAAGGTAGCGCTGCTCGTGTCGTTGGGGCTCCTCGTCGCCGTTCTCGCGGTGCTCGCGGGTGTCGTGGAACTTCGGCGCTCCCCGTGGGGTGTCGTCATCCTCGTGATCGTGGGTGCCATCGCGACGGCTGCGGCGCTGTCGCGCGCCGGTTCGACCATCAACTGGGCTATCCCCACGGCGGTCGGCGTCGCCGTCGGGGCGGGGGTCCTGCGGATCACCGCGGACCGCCTCCGCCGGTGGTCGCGGGCACCATCCACGTCAGTTCCCGCCGAGTTCTCCTCAGCGGGAGTGAGTCGTCGCGGGTTCCTCACCGCGGTCGCCGTGTCTGCGGGTGTCGCCGCGCTCGCCGGCGTCGCATCCGGAGTTATGTCTCGCGTGACGGAGGCGGCGAACACCGTGCGCGAAGCGATAAGGCTGCCGAAACCCGCGGTCGCTGCGCCTCCGATCCCCGCGGAAGCGGAGTTGGACATCGAAGGCCTCGCAACCGTGGTGACTCCCAACGCCTCGTTCTATCGCATCGACACCGCGCTCGGAGTGCCGAAGATCGATCCGTCGGAGTGGCGGTTGCGCATCACCGGCATGGTCGAGAACGAGATCGAGATCGGGTGGGATGAGCTGCTGGCCTTGCCCTTGGAAGAAGCTGCGGTCACGCTCACGTGTGTCTCGAACCCGGTGGGCGGAGACCTCATCGGTAACGCTGTCTGGCTCGGTTATCCGATCCGCCACCTCTTGGAGCGGGCACGGCCGACGGTCGATGCCGACATGGTTCTGTCGCGAAGCATCGACGGTTGGACGGCGAGTACACCGCTCGAGTCGCTCACCGATGATGCCCGGGTCGCGATGCTCGCCGTGGGGATGAATGGCGAGCCGCTCCCGCTCGAGCACGGATTCCCCGTGCGGATGGTGGTCGCGGGGCTTTACGGCTACGTGTCGGCGACGAAGTGGGTCACCGAGTTGACGGTGACGCGGTTCGACCGCGAGACCGCCTACTGGACGGATCGCGGCTGGGCGGAGCTTGGGCCGATCAAGATGTCGTCACGCATCGATGTTCCGCGTGCTGGAGTCGTCGTCGACGCCGGTCGAGTGGTGGTGGCCGGGGTCGCGTGGGCTCAGCACAAGGGCATCCATGGAGTGCAGGTGAGCGTTGACCGCGGGGAGTGGCACGATGCTCGCCTGGCTGAGGAGATCAACGTCGACACCTGGGTGCAGTGGGTGTGGGAGTGGGATGCCGAGCCCGGAGATCACGAGCTGCAGGTCCGAGCGACGGACGCGTTCGGCGGCACCCAGTCTCCGGAGCGCGTGGCGCCGGTGCCCGACGGGGCGGAGGGCTGGCACACGGTTCGTGTGAGTGTCGCCTGA
- a CDS encoding sugar transferase, translating into MYSAVKRGLDFAASVLILVVLTPILLPIMLALRLTGEGEVFYKQKRVGYRNEDFGIWKFATMLKNSPNMGTGSLTVRGDPRVTPVGKYLRATKVNELPQLLNVVTGEMSFVGPRPQMQIDFDVYPQHVRETIYSVRPGITGIGSIVFRDEERLLSVPGRDPRAFYADYIAPYKGELEMWYLRRKSLVTDIRLVFHTAWAVVAPQSGAIFRAFPDLPPRPDWLE; encoded by the coding sequence GTGTACTCCGCCGTCAAGCGAGGCCTCGACTTCGCCGCCTCCGTGCTCATCCTCGTGGTGCTCACGCCGATTCTGCTGCCGATCATGCTTGCGCTCCGGCTGACGGGTGAGGGTGAGGTCTTCTACAAGCAGAAGCGTGTCGGTTACCGCAACGAGGACTTCGGTATCTGGAAGTTCGCGACGATGCTCAAGAACAGCCCCAACATGGGCACGGGTTCGCTGACGGTGCGTGGCGACCCGCGGGTGACACCGGTCGGCAAGTATTTGCGCGCCACGAAGGTCAACGAGCTTCCACAACTCCTCAACGTGGTGACGGGGGAGATGAGCTTCGTCGGCCCGCGACCGCAAATGCAGATCGACTTCGACGTCTACCCGCAGCACGTCCGCGAGACGATCTACAGTGTTCGACCGGGCATCACGGGCATCGGCTCGATTGTGTTCCGGGACGAGGAACGTTTGCTTTCCGTTCCGGGTCGCGACCCGCGTGCGTTCTACGCGGACTACATCGCGCCATACAAGGGCGAGCTCGAGATGTGGTACTTGCGACGCAAATCGCTTGTGACGGACATCCGTCTCGTCTTCCACACGGCTTGGGCCGTTGTGGCGCCACAGTCCGGCGCGATCTTCCGAGCCTTCCCGGACCTCCCGCCCCGTCCCGACTGGCTCGAGTAA
- a CDS encoding polysaccharide biosynthesis protein: protein MIDFDLDAFIAKHVTGRTESMFASDLAAHDAELRAAVAGASVLVIGGAGTIGSSFIRALLPYEPAKLVVVDLSENGLTELTRDLRSTDGQYVPAEYLTYPIDFGDAVFERMLQASGPFDIVAHFAAHKHVRSEKDRFSIEAMVENNVLSTARLLDLLLPHPPKHFFCVSTDKAANPANVMGASKKLMEEAVLAYSTELPATTARFANVAFSNGSLPAGFLERIAKGQPLSAPSDVRRYFVSPAESGQLCLIACVLGESGDIVFPQLESPTMLTFSTIADALLTELGYTPVRCSTEQEARERAAARAPGDTEWPVYYFASDTSGEKPFEEFYTSDEDVDLERFGALGVVRGVPRYDVAGIRAVRDNLRALFARTDVSKDAIVEELTTLVPTFQHVETGTGLDQKM, encoded by the coding sequence ATGATCGACTTCGACCTCGACGCGTTTATCGCGAAACACGTCACCGGGCGCACGGAGAGCATGTTTGCCTCCGACCTCGCGGCCCACGACGCCGAGCTGCGCGCGGCAGTGGCCGGGGCATCCGTGCTCGTCATCGGTGGGGCTGGCACCATCGGCTCCTCGTTCATTCGCGCGCTCTTGCCGTATGAGCCCGCGAAACTTGTGGTCGTTGACCTGAGCGAAAACGGCCTAACCGAGCTGACGCGAGACCTGCGCTCGACCGACGGCCAGTACGTGCCCGCCGAGTACCTCACCTACCCGATCGACTTCGGTGACGCCGTGTTCGAGAGGATGCTGCAGGCATCCGGCCCCTTCGACATCGTCGCCCACTTCGCCGCCCACAAGCATGTGCGCAGCGAAAAGGACCGCTTCTCGATCGAGGCGATGGTCGAGAACAACGTGCTCTCCACCGCGCGACTGCTCGACCTGCTGCTGCCCCATCCCCCGAAGCACTTCTTCTGCGTCTCGACGGACAAAGCGGCCAACCCCGCCAACGTCATGGGCGCCTCGAAGAAGCTCATGGAGGAGGCGGTTCTCGCCTACTCCACCGAGCTTCCCGCGACGACGGCGCGATTCGCGAATGTCGCCTTCTCTAACGGCAGCCTGCCCGCAGGGTTCCTCGAGCGCATCGCCAAGGGGCAGCCGCTCTCGGCGCCGTCCGACGTGCGGCGCTACTTTGTCTCGCCCGCCGAGTCCGGGCAACTGTGCCTCATCGCGTGTGTGCTGGGCGAGTCGGGGGACATCGTCTTTCCGCAGCTCGAGTCGCCGACCATGCTCACCTTTTCGACGATCGCGGATGCCCTCCTCACCGAACTCGGATACACACCCGTGCGGTGCTCCACCGAGCAGGAGGCCCGCGAGCGCGCAGCCGCCCGCGCCCCCGGTGACACGGAATGGCCCGTGTACTACTTCGCCTCCGACACCTCCGGCGAGAAGCCGTTCGAGGAGTTCTACACAAGCGATGAGGACGTGGACCTCGAGCGCTTCGGTGCCTTGGGTGTTGTGCGTGGTGTTCCGCGCTACGACGTCGCGGGCATCCGCGCCGTCCGGGACAACCTGCGCGCACTCTTCGCTCGAACGGATGTCTCCAAGGACGCGATCGTCGAAGAGCTCACGACTCTCGTTCCCACCTTCCAGCACGTCGAGACCGGGACCGGTCTCGACCAGAAGATGTGA
- a CDS encoding DegT/DnrJ/EryC1/StrS family aminotransferase, with amino-acid sequence MPIPFSLPLIDDDVIAEVNDALTNTGWLTTGPKVRQLETEIGAITGTPVLCVNSWTSGAMLMLRWFGIGPGDEVVIPAYTYSATALCAMNIGATVVMVDVLDDFTMDPEKLRAAITPRTKAVIPVDIGGWPADYDTIRSMVEASAADFTPSTPRQEQLARPLIVSDAAHSIGATYKGRPNGQWADATVFSLHSVKNVTTGEGGAIALNLPAPFDNESELGFLRAFSLNGQNKSAFEKNQTGAWRYDIVDQGLKVNLPDLNAAVGLAQIRKYESQLLPDRRAKFDLYQQAFAQDDWAILPPVRDENHNSSCHLYLLRIAGADEERRDRIIAHLSAAGIGVNVHYIPMAMLTLFRERGYDIADYPKTYELYANEITLPLYNTLTEEQIAEVVAGVRAAVAATAGDGTEGAAGTA; translated from the coding sequence GTGCCGATTCCGTTCTCCCTCCCACTCATCGATGACGACGTCATCGCGGAGGTCAACGATGCGCTGACCAACACCGGCTGGCTCACCACCGGCCCCAAGGTGCGGCAGCTCGAAACCGAGATCGGCGCCATCACCGGCACACCCGTGCTGTGTGTCAACTCCTGGACTTCCGGCGCGATGCTCATGCTGCGCTGGTTCGGAATCGGCCCTGGCGATGAGGTCGTCATCCCCGCGTACACCTACAGCGCGACAGCCCTGTGCGCCATGAACATCGGCGCGACCGTGGTCATGGTCGACGTGCTGGACGACTTCACGATGGACCCCGAGAAGCTGCGCGCCGCGATCACGCCGCGCACGAAGGCCGTCATCCCCGTCGACATCGGGGGGTGGCCGGCCGACTACGACACGATCAGGTCGATGGTCGAGGCATCCGCGGCTGACTTCACGCCGTCCACGCCACGCCAAGAGCAACTCGCCCGCCCGCTCATCGTCTCGGACGCTGCCCACTCGATCGGCGCGACCTACAAGGGTCGCCCGAACGGCCAGTGGGCGGATGCCACGGTCTTCTCGCTGCACTCGGTCAAAAACGTCACAACGGGGGAGGGTGGCGCCATCGCCCTGAACCTCCCGGCGCCGTTCGACAACGAGTCGGAACTCGGCTTCCTGCGTGCCTTCTCCCTGAACGGCCAGAACAAGTCGGCATTCGAGAAAAACCAGACGGGCGCCTGGCGATACGACATCGTCGACCAGGGCCTCAAGGTGAACCTGCCAGACCTCAACGCTGCTGTCGGTCTCGCCCAGATCCGCAAGTACGAGAGTCAGCTGCTGCCCGATCGGCGGGCCAAATTCGACCTCTATCAGCAAGCCTTCGCGCAGGATGACTGGGCGATCTTGCCCCCCGTGCGCGACGAGAACCACAACTCGAGCTGTCACCTCTACCTTCTGCGTATCGCGGGAGCCGACGAGGAACGCCGCGACCGAATCATCGCGCACCTGTCGGCCGCGGGCATCGGTGTCAACGTGCACTACATCCCCATGGCGATGCTCACCCTGTTCCGGGAGCGCGGCTACGACATCGCCGACTACCCGAAGACGTACGAGCTTTACGCCAACGAGATCACGCTCCCGCTGTACAACACGCTCACGGAGGAGCAGATCGCGGAGGTTGTCGCCGGTGTGCGCGCGGCCGTGGCGGCGACCGCGGGCGACGGCACAGAGGGTGCGGCGGGGACGGCATGA
- a CDS encoding 4-(cytidine 5'-diphospho)-2-C-methyl-D-erythritol kinase has product MNGHAAHPMIHTRAPGKINVFLKVGALLDDGYHDVAIAYQAVSLYEDVRAYPATDFSVTVTGSVELSRVPTDGSNIAIKAARLLAARTGFRDGVRLEIDKHVPVTGGMGGGSADAAATLLACDALWGTAMPREEMLTLAAELGADVPFAFTGGTAIGTGRGDQLSPALAQGQFHWVLALADFGLSTPAVYRELDLHRERHAQDIFPAQIAPSVDTNVLQALRAGDPHMLAECLHNDLQAPAIHLEESLAGVLELGERNGALAGIVSGSGPTVAFLAADSDSALELQVALSAARLTVVRATGPVHGARIITE; this is encoded by the coding sequence ATGAACGGCCATGCCGCCCATCCGATGATCCACACCAGGGCGCCGGGCAAGATCAACGTGTTTCTGAAGGTCGGGGCTCTCCTCGACGACGGGTACCACGACGTCGCCATCGCCTACCAGGCCGTGTCGCTTTACGAGGATGTGCGAGCGTACCCCGCAACGGACTTTTCGGTGACCGTGACGGGGAGTGTCGAACTCTCCCGGGTACCGACCGACGGCTCGAACATTGCCATCAAGGCTGCACGCCTTCTCGCGGCGCGCACAGGTTTCCGCGACGGGGTGCGTCTCGAGATCGACAAACACGTTCCCGTCACGGGAGGTATGGGTGGGGGATCGGCGGATGCCGCCGCAACCCTCCTCGCGTGCGATGCCCTGTGGGGCACGGCTATGCCGCGCGAGGAGATGCTCACGCTCGCTGCCGAGCTCGGAGCGGACGTTCCCTTCGCCTTCACCGGCGGGACGGCGATCGGCACCGGCCGCGGCGATCAGTTGAGCCCGGCGCTGGCTCAGGGCCAGTTCCACTGGGTTCTCGCGCTCGCCGACTTCGGGTTGTCCACTCCGGCGGTGTATCGAGAGCTCGACCTGCATCGGGAGCGTCACGCGCAGGACATCTTCCCGGCCCAGATCGCGCCATCCGTCGACACCAATGTGTTGCAAGCGCTTCGTGCGGGTGACCCGCACATGCTCGCCGAGTGCCTGCACAACGATCTTCAGGCGCCAGCCATCCACCTCGAGGAGTCCCTCGCAGGTGTGCTCGAACTCGGGGAGCGCAACGGAGCGCTCGCGGGTATTGTCTCCGGCTCGGGCCCCACGGTCGCGTTCCTCGCCGCGGATTCGGACTCCGCGCTCGAGCTGCAGGTGGCGCTGAGCGCCGCGCGTCTGACGGTCGTGCGCGCGACAGGCCCCGTCCACGGCGCCCGCATCATCACCGAGTAA
- the rsmA gene encoding 16S rRNA (adenine(1518)-N(6)/adenine(1519)-N(6))-dimethyltransferase RsmA: MSSRALGPAEIRDLAGLLDLQPTKKLGQNFVIDPNTVRRIVTAAGVAPGETVVEIGPGLGSLTIALLEAGASVVAVEIDDRLARQLPVTLRERLGEVELTVIGQDALTVTELPGDPAVLVANLPYNVSVPVLLHFLEHFPGLDRGLVMVQAEVGERVAAGPGSKVYGAPSVKAAWYGDFSTAGKVSRQVFWPVPNVDSILVRFDRHDPPGTEDERRMTFALVDAAFQQRRKMLRQSLAPVLGDSAAASARLEAAGLAPTARGEELTVADFLAIARS; the protein is encoded by the coding sequence GTGAGTTCCCGCGCGCTCGGTCCCGCGGAGATTCGGGACCTCGCTGGGCTACTCGACCTCCAGCCGACAAAAAAGCTCGGGCAGAACTTCGTCATCGACCCCAACACGGTGCGGCGCATCGTCACCGCGGCCGGGGTCGCCCCCGGTGAGACGGTGGTGGAGATCGGTCCGGGACTCGGGTCGCTCACCATCGCGTTACTGGAGGCCGGAGCATCCGTCGTCGCGGTGGAGATCGACGATCGTCTCGCCCGGCAGCTCCCGGTCACGTTGCGTGAGCGGCTGGGAGAGGTCGAACTCACCGTCATCGGCCAGGACGCCCTCACCGTCACCGAGCTTCCCGGCGACCCTGCCGTGCTCGTGGCAAACCTCCCGTACAACGTCTCTGTGCCCGTTCTCCTGCACTTCCTCGAGCACTTCCCCGGTCTCGATCGCGGTCTCGTGATGGTGCAAGCGGAGGTTGGCGAGCGGGTGGCGGCGGGTCCCGGAAGCAAGGTCTACGGCGCACCGTCGGTCAAGGCCGCGTGGTACGGCGACTTCTCGACGGCCGGAAAAGTTAGTCGGCAGGTGTTCTGGCCCGTTCCCAATGTCGATTCCATCCTCGTGCGCTTCGATCGCCACGACCCGCCCGGCACTGAGGACGAGCGACGGATGACCTTCGCCCTCGTCGATGCGGCCTTCCAGCAGCGCCGCAAGATGCTGCGCCAGTCGCTGGCCCCCGTGCTCGGCGACTCGGCAGCGGCATCCGCGCGACTCGAGGCGGCGGGCCTGGCGCCGACCGCACGCGGTGAGGAACTCACGGTCGCTGACTTCCTCGCGATCGCGCGGAGCTGA
- a CDS encoding TatD family hydrolase — protein MVEAFVRQRDTEGRKELEYPPLPEALTVGVYDNHTHLEIADGGPDNQLDYREHLDRASSVGVKGVVQVGGDLETSRWSAEVAEREPRVLAAVALHPNEVPEFAASGTLDDALAEIESLATQPRVRAIGETGLDFYRTGEDGRDAQLASFEAHIEIAKRQGIALQIHDRDAHTEVINTLLRVGAPERTVFHCFSGDAEMARLCADQGWYLSFAGTVTFKNAANLREALEVIPRDRILVETDAPFLTPHPYRGRPNSPYLLPLTLRAMAAVLETDVPMLAAQIASSTEEVYGLWDEDLPDIVESYDRPEVYEPPTHTDRHELPGRPESYDRP, from the coding sequence GTGGTCGAGGCATTCGTGCGGCAGCGAGACACCGAGGGACGTAAGGAGCTCGAGTACCCGCCGCTGCCCGAGGCCTTAACCGTGGGTGTCTACGACAACCACACTCACCTCGAGATCGCCGACGGCGGGCCAGACAATCAGCTCGACTACCGCGAGCACCTCGACAGGGCATCCAGTGTCGGCGTCAAAGGTGTCGTGCAGGTCGGTGGCGACCTGGAGACATCGAGGTGGTCCGCCGAGGTCGCCGAACGAGAGCCCCGTGTGCTCGCCGCCGTGGCCCTGCACCCGAACGAGGTGCCGGAGTTCGCGGCATCCGGCACCCTCGACGACGCCCTCGCAGAGATCGAGTCGCTCGCCACCCAACCCCGTGTTCGCGCCATCGGTGAAACCGGGCTCGACTTCTACCGCACCGGCGAGGACGGGCGGGATGCCCAGCTCGCGTCGTTCGAAGCCCACATCGAGATCGCCAAGCGCCAGGGCATCGCCCTGCAGATCCATGATCGGGATGCCCACACCGAGGTCATCAACACTCTGCTTCGTGTGGGGGCACCCGAGCGCACCGTCTTCCACTGTTTCTCCGGTGACGCCGAAATGGCGCGCCTGTGCGCCGACCAGGGCTGGTACCTGTCGTTCGCCGGAACGGTCACCTTCAAGAACGCGGCGAACCTTCGCGAGGCGCTCGAGGTGATCCCTCGTGATCGCATCCTCGTGGAGACGGATGCGCCGTTCCTCACGCCGCACCCGTACCGGGGACGCCCGAACTCGCCGTACCTGCTCCCGCTCACGCTGCGCGCCATGGCCGCGGTGCTCGAGACGGACGTACCCATGCTCGCCGCGCAGATCGCATCCAGCACCGAAGAGGTCTACGGCCTGTGGGACGAGGACCTGCCCGACATCGTCGAGTCGTACGACCGGCCGGAAGTCTACGAGCCCCCGACACACACGGACCGTCACGAGTTGCCCGGTCGACCGGAATCGTACGACCGCCCGTGA
- the metG gene encoding methionine--tRNA ligase, with translation MPSGESFYITTPIFYVNDVPHIGHAYTEVAADVLARWHRQRGDDTWLLTGTDEHGQKILRTAVANDTTPQAWADSLVEKAWKPLLETIDIRNDDFIRTTEERHEKAVALFLQKLYDDGHIYSGEYEGYYCVGCEEYKQIDDLMETPDGDYAGQLVCKIHGRPVEILKEKNYFFRMSAFEKPLLDLYESNPSFVQPASVRNEIVQFVKQGLDDLSISRSSFDWGVKVPWDDTHVVYVWFDALLNYISAIGYGVDDAELERRWPAVHLVGKDIARFHAVIWPAMLMAAGLEVPRAVFGHGWLLVGGEKMSKSKLTGIAPAQITDTFGSDAFRFYFLSAITFGQDGSFSWEDLSARYHAELANGFGNLASRVIAMVTKYFDGEIPQAPVDEAIAVLVREVTASANAAIDAFAINEAIAHTWTLVDALNLYITEQEPWALAKDPAQRERLQQVLATAVHGLGTLAILLAPILPRASERLWHAIGGEGPVDARPIDHAFDWSGGTHVTPLETSLFPRIEED, from the coding sequence ATGCCCTCCGGCGAGTCCTTCTACATCACGACGCCCATCTTCTACGTCAACGACGTGCCTCACATCGGCCATGCCTACACGGAGGTGGCGGCGGACGTGCTCGCCCGCTGGCACCGCCAGCGCGGCGACGACACCTGGCTTCTCACCGGCACCGACGAGCACGGTCAGAAGATCCTCCGCACCGCAGTCGCCAACGACACGACCCCGCAGGCGTGGGCCGACTCGCTGGTCGAGAAGGCGTGGAAGCCGCTGCTGGAGACCATCGATATCCGCAACGACGACTTCATCCGCACCACCGAGGAGCGGCACGAGAAAGCCGTCGCGCTCTTCCTGCAGAAGCTCTACGACGACGGTCACATCTACTCGGGTGAGTACGAGGGTTACTACTGCGTCGGCTGCGAGGAGTACAAGCAGATCGACGACCTCATGGAGACGCCCGACGGTGACTACGCCGGTCAGCTGGTCTGCAAGATTCACGGTCGACCGGTCGAGATCCTCAAGGAGAAGAACTACTTCTTCCGCATGAGCGCATTCGAGAAGCCACTCCTCGACCTCTACGAGTCGAACCCGTCGTTCGTGCAACCGGCGAGTGTGCGCAACGAGATCGTGCAGTTCGTCAAGCAGGGACTCGACGACCTCTCGATCTCCCGCTCGAGCTTCGACTGGGGCGTCAAGGTGCCCTGGGACGACACCCACGTTGTCTACGTGTGGTTCGACGCGCTCCTGAACTACATCTCCGCCATCGGGTACGGAGTCGACGACGCGGAACTCGAGCGTCGCTGGCCGGCCGTCCACCTCGTCGGCAAGGACATCGCACGCTTCCACGCGGTCATCTGGCCCGCCATGCTCATGGCTGCTGGCCTCGAGGTGCCGCGTGCCGTCTTCGGGCACGGCTGGTTGCTCGTCGGCGGCGAGAAGATGTCCAAGTCGAAGCTCACAGGTATCGCGCCGGCGCAGATCACGGACACCTTCGGGTCCGACGCGTTCCGCTTCTACTTCCTCTCTGCGATCACCTTCGGTCAGGACGGCTCCTTCAGCTGGGAAGACCTGAGCGCGCGCTACCACGCGGAACTCGCGAACGGTTTCGGAAACCTCGCATCCCGCGTCATCGCCATGGTGACGAAGTACTTCGACGGCGAGATTCCGCAGGCGCCGGTCGACGAAGCCATCGCCGTTCTCGTACGCGAGGTGACCGCCTCCGCGAACGCCGCCATTGACGCGTTCGCCATTAACGAGGCGATCGCGCACACATGGACCCTCGTCGACGCCCTCAACCTCTACATCACCGAGCAGGAGCCGTGGGCTCTGGCCAAAGATCCCGCGCAGCGCGAACGCCTCCAGCAGGTGCTCGCGACCGCCGTGCACGGTCTCGGCACACTCGCCATCCTTCTCGCGCCCATCCTTCCGCGCGCGTCCGAGCGGCTGTGGCACGCCATCGGCGGCGAAGGGCCCGTGGATGCCCGCCCCATCGATCATGCGTTCGATTGGTCAGGCGGTACACACGTGACACCCTTGGAGACATCGCTCTTCCCGAGGATCGAGGAGGACTGA
- the rsmI gene encoding 16S rRNA (cytidine(1402)-2'-O)-methyltransferase, with protein sequence MIILGATPIGNLGDASRRLIDALSTVEIIASEDTRTTIHLLSALGVENRPRLIAIHEHNETDKAAEIVELARERDVLVLSDAGMPAISDPGFPLVAAAAAADVRVTVLPGPSAVLAALAVSGLPTDRFVFEGFLPRKGRLAHLAALAREPRTLVFFESPHRVGGALADIAEAFGPERRVVVCRELTKLHEEVARGTAAELADRFSEGARGEICLVVEGAAAQASDLPTALAEVRSLVESGMRLKDATAEVAAATGIPRRDLYEAALRER encoded by the coding sequence GTGATCATCCTCGGCGCAACCCCGATCGGCAATCTCGGCGATGCGTCCCGACGCCTCATCGACGCGCTGTCCACGGTGGAGATCATCGCGAGTGAAGACACTCGCACGACCATCCACCTGCTGAGTGCCCTCGGTGTCGAGAACAGGCCGCGCCTCATCGCCATTCACGAGCACAACGAGACGGACAAGGCTGCCGAGATCGTGGAACTCGCCCGTGAACGGGACGTCCTCGTTCTGAGTGACGCCGGGATGCCCGCCATCAGCGACCCCGGCTTCCCGCTCGTGGCCGCTGCCGCGGCCGCCGATGTGCGTGTGACCGTACTTCCCGGCCCGAGTGCCGTGCTCGCCGCGCTCGCTGTGAGTGGCCTGCCCACCGACCGTTTTGTCTTCGAGGGGTTCCTTCCGCGCAAGGGCAGGCTCGCCCATCTCGCCGCGCTCGCGAGGGAGCCGCGCACGCTCGTCTTCTTCGAGTCGCCGCACCGGGTCGGAGGTGCCCTCGCCGACATCGCCGAGGCGTTCGGCCCGGAGCGCCGTGTCGTCGTCTGTCGTGAACTCACGAAGTTGCACGAAGAGGTCGCGCGCGGCACGGCGGCCGAGCTCGCCGACCGATTCTCCGAAGGTGCGCGCGGTGAAATCTGTCTCGTGGTCGAGGGCGCTGCTGCCCAGGCATCCGACCTGCCGACGGCGCTCGCCGAGGTGCGTTCTCTCGTCGAGTCGGGAATGCGCCTGAAGGATGCCACGGCCGAGGTCGCCGCGGCGACGGGCATCCCGCGGCGCGACCTCTACGAGGCGGCGCTCCGGGAGCGCTGA